The following proteins come from a genomic window of Fontisubflavum oceani:
- a CDS encoding DNA-methyltransferase, with protein MVEQIKVRKNVTRSVETVSSGIWQCDASKFLTKLPEQPLFDLIVTSPPYNIGKPYEKNAELKDYVYFHTEIIKKSVARLKPTGSFCLQVGNYVKDGEIIPLDFLFNGIFFELGMKLRNRIVWHFGHGLHQTRRFSGRYEVVLWFTKSDDYYFDLDAVRVPPKYPGKRSYRGPRAGELSGNPLGKNPEDVWEVKDSSHDLWQIPNVKAQHVEKTEHPCQFPVGLIERLVLSLTRKQGLVFDPFAGTASAGVAALLHERRFWGCEIDAGYAEIASKRLNRTIAGEERFRSHAKPIYDHRKSKLSLVPHERAVAAE; from the coding sequence ATGGTCGAGCAGATAAAAGTACGAAAAAATGTCACGCGAAGTGTTGAAACGGTGTCGTCTGGCATCTGGCAGTGCGATGCGTCGAAATTCCTGACGAAGCTCCCAGAACAACCGTTGTTCGATCTGATTGTGACGTCACCACCGTACAATATCGGAAAGCCGTACGAGAAGAACGCTGAGCTAAAAGACTATGTCTACTTCCACACGGAAATTATCAAAAAAAGTGTAGCGCGGCTAAAACCAACGGGGAGTTTCTGCCTTCAAGTCGGAAACTACGTGAAGGACGGTGAGATCATTCCTCTCGACTTCCTTTTCAATGGCATTTTCTTTGAACTTGGGATGAAGTTGCGGAACAGAATTGTTTGGCATTTTGGGCACGGCCTCCACCAGACCCGGAGGTTCAGCGGCCGTTACGAAGTAGTCCTATGGTTTACAAAGTCAGATGACTACTATTTTGATTTAGACGCCGTCCGCGTACCTCCTAAATACCCAGGAAAGCGTTCCTATAGAGGACCAAGAGCTGGCGAGCTTTCTGGTAATCCTTTGGGCAAAAATCCTGAAGATGTTTGGGAAGTAAAAGACTCCTCGCACGATCTTTGGCAAATTCCAAACGTCAAAGCACAGCACGTCGAAAAGACGGAACATCCATGCCAGTTTCCAGTCGGGTTAATCGAACGCTTAGTGCTCTCTCTTACCAGAAAGCAGGGACTTGTTTTTGATCCATTTGCGGGGACCGCCTCAGCAGGCGTCGCTGCACTACTGCACGAACGAAGATTCTGGGGCTGTGAAATTGACGCTGGCTACGCGGAAATCGCAAGCAAAAGACTTAATCGGACCATCGCAGGTGAAGAGAGATTTAGATCACATGCAAAACCGATCTACGATCATAGAAAATCAAAGCTTTCTTTGGTACCCCACGAGCGCGCGGTTGCAGCAGAGTAA
- a CDS encoding recombinase family protein — protein sequence MQADNQAKTATCRDKMTHHPRGMSSNIHDRHQSKHRRKIGYVRVSDADQSEALQVDALIKAGCVKLFTDHGLSGAKRRRPGLEAMLDDLQANDTLTVWKLDRLGRSTIHLLSILEELQTRNIHFHAITQGIDTSTAVGRMIFGQLVVFAEYERSLISERTKAGMAAAKARGVHVGRPRSGQKSQQIVSSC from the coding sequence ATGCAAGCTGATAACCAAGCAAAAACCGCTACTTGCCGAGACAAAATGACTCACCACCCTAGAGGAATGAGTTCGAACATCCACGATCGGCATCAATCGAAACACCGGCGAAAAATTGGATATGTCCGCGTATCCGATGCCGATCAAAGCGAGGCATTACAGGTTGATGCTTTGATCAAGGCAGGATGCGTCAAACTATTCACCGATCATGGCTTATCAGGCGCGAAGCGACGCCGACCCGGATTGGAGGCGATGCTGGACGATCTCCAAGCCAACGATACACTGACAGTCTGGAAGCTGGACAGGCTAGGCCGCTCAACCATTCACCTGCTCTCTATCCTCGAAGAACTGCAGACGCGGAACATCCATTTCCATGCCATCACGCAGGGCATCGACACATCCACAGCCGTAGGTCGTATGATCTTTGGTCAGTTAGTGGTGTTTGCTGAATACGAACGCTCTCTGATCTCAGAGCGCACCAAAGCGGGCATGGCAGCAGCCAAAGCCAGGGGCGTGCATGTGGGACGGCCTAGGTCTGGTCAAAAAAGTCAACAAATTGTATCCAGTTGTTGA
- a CDS encoding type IV secretory system conjugative DNA transfer family protein — MIKFNDLPRGLPGTNTSSDTAPRALWVDPKELSSHPNWTYEAGKVFLGSSCEKPIGLSDNRHLLTIAGSRTGKGTSAIVPNLLMYPGSVLVLDPKGENATLTAERRGKGRRIKDGGLCHDVYVIDPFGVAQVDQDYRAGFNPLAGLDPASDDCIDECDAIADALVVEEGNSNNRYFYDAARLALRVYIAFVAAYPQIKERSLNEVKRLIFAPRIAVDPDKYKDGSIPDINSPEICFDELNGLMAARPDFAFGIPYEAASMLLSLGDREFGSVMSTIQNQLGFISSPPMARTLAGGSRAPDLTTWKSGGSSVYLCLPAGRLHRHARFFRLFINRLMNAIETNPTVPDVPALMILDEMHVLGHMKALETAAGLIAGFGVRIWSFFQDLSQLKDIYGDRWETFLGNASVFQTFGLNDMGSLKYISERLGQSGMLKVSQGEQTTNQAAAGFTGQSRSVEGAPLLTPDEVAAFFSRQSGNQLIIYPGVSPIFLKRVPYTDTSFDDMRPQL; from the coding sequence ATGATAAAGTTCAACGACCTTCCTCGAGGCCTTCCCGGCACCAATACATCAAGCGATACGGCCCCTCGTGCTCTCTGGGTCGATCCAAAGGAACTGAGCTCACATCCGAATTGGACATATGAAGCAGGCAAAGTGTTTCTTGGCTCCTCTTGCGAGAAACCCATTGGCTTGAGCGATAATCGTCACTTGCTAACCATTGCCGGGTCCCGAACTGGCAAAGGCACCTCAGCGATTGTGCCAAACCTTCTGATGTATCCAGGATCAGTCCTTGTTCTTGACCCCAAAGGCGAAAACGCCACGCTGACAGCCGAGCGACGGGGCAAAGGTCGGCGCATCAAAGATGGTGGCCTTTGCCATGACGTCTATGTCATTGATCCGTTTGGTGTTGCACAAGTTGACCAGGATTATCGTGCGGGGTTCAATCCACTGGCTGGGCTTGATCCGGCAAGCGATGACTGCATTGATGAATGTGATGCGATTGCTGACGCGCTCGTCGTCGAGGAAGGCAATAGCAATAATCGATACTTCTATGATGCTGCACGACTGGCTTTGCGCGTATACATCGCTTTTGTAGCAGCTTACCCTCAGATCAAGGAGAGGTCGCTCAACGAGGTCAAACGACTGATCTTCGCGCCCCGCATCGCAGTTGACCCTGACAAATACAAAGATGGATCGATCCCGGACATCAATAGCCCGGAAATATGCTTCGACGAATTGAACGGTTTGATGGCGGCCCGCCCGGACTTCGCCTTTGGTATCCCTTATGAAGCCGCATCGATGTTGTTGAGCCTTGGTGATCGCGAGTTTGGCAGTGTCATGTCAACGATCCAAAACCAGCTCGGCTTTATCTCATCACCGCCAATGGCCCGCACGCTTGCTGGCGGATCACGCGCACCTGACCTGACCACATGGAAGAGTGGTGGCAGTTCAGTCTATCTCTGCTTGCCAGCAGGTCGGTTGCATCGACATGCACGATTTTTCAGGCTGTTCATCAACCGTCTGATGAACGCGATTGAAACCAACCCAACTGTTCCGGACGTGCCTGCTCTCATGATTTTGGATGAGATGCACGTTCTCGGCCACATGAAGGCATTGGAAACCGCTGCCGGATTAATCGCGGGTTTTGGGGTGCGTATTTGGTCTTTCTTTCAGGACTTATCGCAGTTGAAAGATATCTATGGCGACCGCTGGGAAACGTTCCTCGGCAACGCGTCTGTGTTTCAGACGTTCGGGCTCAACGATATGGGATCGCTCAAATACATCTCAGAGCGTCTTGGACAATCCGGTATGCTGAAAGTGTCTCAGGGTGAGCAGACCACAAACCAGGCAGCGGCTGGGTTTACAGGCCAATCGCGCAGTGTGGAAGGAGCACCACTTCTTACACCGGACGAGGTTGCAGCGTTCTTCTCGCGTCAATCAGGCAACCAGCTCATCATCTATCCGGGTGTGAGCCCCATTTTTCTGAAGCGCGTTCCCTATACTGACACAAGCTTTGACGACATGAGACCGCAGCTATGA
- a CDS encoding relaxase/mobilization nuclease domain-containing protein: MADHLVNDRDNDHVELVELRGFVAETLHGALKETHAVSKATQCKQYLFSLSLNPPEQHIATEQDFLDAADRAEQALGLSDQSRAIVIHEKEGRLHAHVVWSRIDVDEMKAINLPHYKNKLRNVARDLFLDHGWVLPEGLATYGNKSPLNFTLEEWQQAKRQGIDPREIKQVFQQAWERSDSQIGFKNALEERGFFLAKGDRRGFVALDVDGKAYAIPKWTGVKTKDVRDKLGSPDDLPSVDATKSFIRSKVCAQMRGYIEQTKDRHEAELEPLREDHRIMTKAHRDERKRLRDCQSERWDAENKARMVRLNGGLRGLFDRLTGHHAKIKAQNEREAILCANRDQDQRDRLVIAQMKDRQGLQKRIRDQRRQHQKERSELARSVYDQLRFVAGFQRQLKDRARGPSKRNEIDLSP, from the coding sequence TTGGCAGATCATCTGGTGAATGATCGGGATAATGATCATGTGGAGCTGGTAGAGCTACGTGGATTTGTGGCTGAGACACTGCATGGGGCTTTGAAAGAAACGCACGCAGTCTCGAAGGCCACGCAGTGCAAACAGTATCTGTTTTCTTTGAGCCTGAACCCGCCAGAGCAGCATATCGCAACGGAGCAAGACTTCCTGGATGCAGCGGATCGGGCTGAACAGGCCTTGGGTTTGTCCGACCAATCCCGTGCCATCGTCATCCATGAGAAAGAAGGTCGCCTTCATGCGCATGTCGTCTGGTCACGTATCGACGTAGATGAGATGAAAGCGATCAATCTGCCCCATTACAAAAACAAATTGCGGAATGTCGCGCGCGATCTGTTTTTGGATCATGGCTGGGTGCTGCCGGAAGGATTGGCGACCTATGGCAACAAAAGCCCACTCAACTTCACACTTGAAGAATGGCAACAGGCCAAACGGCAGGGCATTGATCCCAGAGAGATCAAACAGGTCTTTCAGCAGGCCTGGGAGAGATCAGACAGCCAAATCGGTTTTAAGAATGCGCTTGAAGAACGCGGGTTCTTCCTCGCCAAAGGCGACCGTCGCGGATTTGTCGCGTTGGATGTCGATGGCAAAGCCTATGCCATCCCCAAATGGACAGGTGTCAAAACCAAGGACGTGCGCGACAAACTTGGATCACCTGATGATCTGCCTTCGGTGGATGCAACCAAATCCTTCATTCGGTCCAAGGTCTGCGCCCAAATGCGAGGCTACATCGAACAGACGAAAGATCGTCATGAAGCAGAACTCGAACCACTGCGTGAAGATCACCGCATCATGACCAAAGCCCACCGTGATGAGCGAAAACGATTGCGTGATTGTCAATCTGAACGATGGGATGCAGAAAACAAAGCGCGTATGGTACGTCTCAATGGTGGGCTGCGCGGTCTGTTTGATCGGCTGACGGGCCATCATGCGAAAATCAAAGCCCAGAATGAACGTGAAGCAATCCTTTGTGCCAATCGGGATCAGGATCAACGGGATCGGCTCGTGATTGCGCAGATGAAGGATCGGCAAGGGCTCCAAAAGCGAATTCGCGACCAACGGCGACAACACCAAAAGGAACGATCAGAGCTTGCGAGAAGTGTCTATGATCAGTTGCGTTTCGTGGCTGGGTTTCAACGTCAGCTAAAAGACAGAGCGAGAGGCCCTTCAAAACGAAATGAGATCGACTTGTCCCCATGA
- the mobC gene encoding plasmid mobilization relaxosome protein MobC encodes MSRVAPFSLRLSADERQQLETQAGSMPLGSYIKSVVFASEAPTYRKRKKPPVAEQQLLAEVLVRIGQSRTANNLNQIAKHLNQGTLVVDEELERDLAEALLDVAWMRAKLMQALGTKP; translated from the coding sequence ATGAGCCGTGTTGCCCCGTTTTCGCTAAGGTTGAGTGCTGATGAACGCCAGCAACTAGAGACGCAGGCCGGATCAATGCCGCTTGGGTCTTATATCAAGTCCGTGGTTTTTGCCTCGGAGGCCCCCACATACCGGAAGAGGAAAAAACCACCTGTTGCGGAGCAACAGCTCTTGGCTGAGGTGCTTGTGCGGATTGGCCAGTCTCGCACTGCAAACAACCTCAACCAGATCGCAAAGCATCTGAACCAGGGCACGCTTGTTGTCGATGAAGAGCTGGAACGCGATCTGGCTGAAGCTCTGCTTGATGTTGCTTGGATGCGGGCCAAGCTGATGCAGGCCCTTGGAACAAAGCCATGA
- a CDS encoding cation-transporting P-type ATPase yields MSDSTPLPKHGLTSAAVAEARDRYGWNELPKAKRVPWILVLLRQFTGPLVLILIAAAAIALVLGEVVDAIAIGLVVLLNGILALCRNGGPKTRWTRCVRC; encoded by the coding sequence ATGTCCGATTCTACACCATTGCCCAAACACGGGCTGACATCCGCAGCCGTCGCCGAAGCCAGGGACCGTTACGGCTGGAACGAACTGCCAAAGGCCAAACGGGTCCCTTGGATCTTGGTTTTGCTCAGGCAGTTCACCGGACCTTTGGTATTGATCTTGATTGCGGCCGCCGCCATCGCTCTGGTCTTGGGCGAAGTTGTAGATGCCATAGCCATCGGCCTGGTCGTCTTGCTCAACGGTATCTTGGCTTTGTGCAGGAATGGCGGGCCGAAAACGCGCTGGACGCGTTGCGTTCGATGCTGA
- a CDS encoding cation-translocating P-type ATPase — protein MLTPTALVLRDGEEHVIPAREIVPGDLVIVASGDSVPADLTLVSATELHVDESVVTGESVAVSKRVGADTDAGRLLMGTGVTAGRGEGVVSAIGAATSFGSIAEMTQSVGQKQTHLQRKLGHLARQLGIAALLIAAAIVALGTYVGRPLFEMFMTGLSLAVAMVPEGLPAVVTITLALGASVMARKRALARRLQAIETLGAASVICTDKTGTLTENKMTATEVWTLDATYHVTGTGYDPAGHIERDGLRVRAVDDPVLALLLETGLTCTHARLRRSGGDWTMIGTPTEGALVTLAYKGWAPAPQDVTAERPFSSERKRMSVVAPVAGGHRLYMKGAPEAVLACATTLQTADGPIPLTESLRDQVSETHRMMAAHGLRVIALAWREADKDDLEEESLTYIGHVGLIDPPRPEVKDAVTQAKQAGIRVIMITGDSPVTAGAIAAQLGMGEPRCIQGSELDDLSDEALDRLLAEDVIFARTLPAHKMRIVATLQGQGQIVAMTGDGVNDAPALKRADIGVAMGIRGTDASKDAADLVLLDDNFATIVGAIAEGRRQFDNVRKFVRYLLSSNAGEVLAISVNLLLGGPLIFLATQILWMNLVTDGVTAVALGLEKGEKQQMERPPRRRDEPILGGHGFALILLFGTYTATASLWLFYSLMPLGVDLARTAAFTGMVVFEKMSVFAFRSLTQPCSRIGWFSNPFLMLALVVTLSLQVLAVYWPPLQTLLRTVPLDAGHWAVIAALALPLILVPEGVKFLATRRAVPGNVA, from the coding sequence ATGCTGACCCCAACCGCTTTGGTTCTACGCGATGGGGAGGAGCATGTGATCCCAGCCCGGGAGATTGTGCCGGGCGATTTGGTCATCGTTGCCTCGGGCGACAGTGTCCCCGCCGACCTGACGCTGGTCTCGGCAACGGAATTGCACGTCGATGAAAGTGTTGTGACGGGCGAGTCCGTCGCGGTTAGCAAGCGCGTCGGCGCGGACACCGACGCAGGCCGCCTTCTGATGGGAACCGGCGTGACCGCAGGGCGTGGCGAGGGGGTTGTCTCGGCCATCGGCGCGGCGACCAGTTTTGGGTCGATCGCCGAAATGACCCAATCCGTTGGTCAGAAACAGACGCATCTGCAACGCAAACTGGGGCATTTGGCTCGACAACTTGGCATTGCCGCCCTGCTGATTGCGGCGGCGATTGTGGCGCTTGGGACATACGTTGGACGACCGCTGTTCGAGATGTTCATGACCGGCCTCTCGCTCGCCGTGGCGATGGTGCCTGAAGGCCTCCCTGCCGTCGTTACAATCACGCTGGCGCTCGGCGCATCCGTGATGGCGCGGAAACGGGCGCTCGCGCGGCGGCTGCAGGCGATTGAGACCCTAGGCGCGGCCTCCGTGATTTGCACCGACAAGACCGGGACACTGACCGAAAACAAGATGACAGCAACCGAGGTCTGGACCTTGGATGCGACGTATCACGTCACCGGAACCGGCTATGACCCCGCAGGCCATATCGAGCGCGATGGGCTGCGGGTCCGGGCGGTGGATGACCCGGTGCTGGCACTGCTGCTTGAAACCGGGTTGACCTGCACCCATGCGCGATTGCGGCGGAGCGGCGGCGACTGGACGATGATCGGGACGCCAACCGAAGGCGCCCTGGTCACTTTGGCGTATAAAGGTTGGGCACCGGCCCCGCAGGACGTGACCGCCGAACGCCCCTTTTCAAGCGAACGCAAGCGGATGAGTGTGGTTGCCCCAGTAGCAGGTGGGCACCGGCTGTATATGAAAGGGGCGCCTGAGGCTGTTTTGGCCTGCGCGACAACCCTGCAAACGGCGGATGGCCCCATCCCTCTGACGGAGAGCCTGCGCGATCAGGTGTCGGAGACCCATCGCATGATGGCCGCGCACGGGCTGCGCGTTATTGCGTTGGCGTGGCGTGAAGCTGACAAGGATGACCTGGAAGAGGAAAGCCTGACCTATATCGGTCATGTCGGCCTGATCGACCCACCCCGGCCCGAGGTGAAAGACGCCGTAACGCAAGCGAAACAGGCGGGCATTCGCGTCATCATGATCACCGGCGACAGCCCGGTGACCGCCGGCGCGATTGCCGCGCAGCTTGGGATGGGAGAGCCGCGCTGCATCCAAGGTTCTGAACTCGATGATCTCTCAGATGAGGCTTTGGATCGGCTTCTGGCCGAAGATGTGATTTTCGCGCGGACGCTGCCCGCTCATAAGATGCGGATCGTCGCGACGCTTCAGGGTCAGGGGCAGATCGTTGCGATGACCGGCGATGGCGTGAACGACGCCCCTGCCCTCAAGCGCGCCGATATCGGCGTGGCGATGGGCATTCGGGGCACCGATGCGTCGAAGGATGCCGCCGATCTGGTCCTGCTCGACGACAATTTCGCCACCATTGTCGGAGCCATCGCCGAAGGGCGGCGGCAATTCGACAATGTGCGCAAATTCGTCCGCTATCTCTTATCCTCCAATGCGGGCGAGGTACTGGCGATCTCGGTCAATCTGTTGCTCGGCGGGCCGCTGATCTTTCTGGCGACGCAGATCCTCTGGATGAACCTCGTCACCGATGGGGTCACCGCTGTGGCCCTTGGATTGGAAAAGGGCGAAAAACAGCAGATGGAGCGCCCGCCCCGCCGCCGGGACGAGCCGATTTTGGGCGGGCATGGCTTTGCCCTGATCCTGCTCTTCGGCACCTATACGGCCACGGCCAGCCTGTGGCTGTTCTATAGCTTGATGCCGCTTGGCGTTGATCTGGCGCGCACGGCGGCGTTCACGGGCATGGTCGTCTTTGAAAAGATGAGCGTCTTTGCTTTTCGGTCCCTCACGCAGCCTTGTTCGCGGATCGGCTGGTTCAGCAATCCGTTCCTGATGCTGGCGCTTGTTGTCACCCTGTCTCTGCAGGTTTTGGCCGTCTATTGGCCGCCGCTGCAGACGCTTCTGCGCACGGTGCCGCTCGACGCCGGGCACTGGGCGGTGATCGCCGCCTTGGCCCTGCCGCTGATCCTGGTGCCGGAAGGGGTGAAATTCCTGGCCACACGCCGGGCTGTTCCGGGGAATGTGGCATGA
- a CDS encoding zinc-dependent alcohol dehydrogenase family protein yields the protein MTLSRAMVLTVPGQPLQMIARPCPEPTVGEVLIKVEACGVCRTDLHVVDGELPKPKLPLVPGHEIVGRVAALGPDAPGDLALGTRVGIPWLAWTCGRCRYCRAGQENLCDQTRFTGYSADGGYAEHCVADGRYVLPLPAEADPVALAPLLCAGLIGYRTLSFAGDAKRIGIYGFGAAAHIICQIARHQGREIYAFVRPGDETAADFARSLGAVWAGPSTAPPPEELDAALIFAPVGDLIPAALKAVRKGGRVVSGGIHMSGIPSFPYRDLWEERSIYSVANLTRQDGLDFFPLAEAAGVKTETTPYPLEDANRALDDLRTGQLQGAAVLVP from the coding sequence ATGACCCTTTCTCGCGCGATGGTCCTGACAGTACCAGGTCAACCTTTGCAGATGATCGCCCGCCCCTGCCCCGAACCAACTGTCGGCGAGGTCTTGATCAAGGTCGAAGCCTGCGGCGTGTGCCGGACTGATCTACATGTGGTCGATGGCGAGTTGCCCAAACCGAAGTTACCGCTGGTACCTGGGCACGAGATTGTGGGCCGGGTGGCGGCTCTTGGCCCTGATGCGCCGGGAGATCTGGCGTTGGGCACCCGGGTTGGCATTCCCTGGCTCGCCTGGACCTGCGGCAGGTGCCGCTATTGCCGCGCGGGGCAGGAAAACCTCTGCGATCAGACGCGGTTCACCGGCTACTCCGCCGATGGTGGCTATGCCGAGCATTGCGTGGCGGATGGTCGCTATGTGCTGCCCTTGCCGGCGGAGGCCGATCCGGTCGCTCTGGCGCCGCTGCTCTGCGCTGGTCTGATTGGTTATCGCACGCTGTCCTTCGCGGGCGACGCCAAGCGGATCGGCATTTACGGCTTTGGCGCGGCGGCCCATATCATTTGCCAAATTGCCCGCCATCAAGGGCGCGAGATCTATGCCTTTGTCCGGCCCGGAGACGAGACGGCAGCGGATTTCGCGCGCAGCCTTGGGGCGGTTTGGGCTGGCCCCTCGACCGCGCCGCCGCCTGAGGAACTGGACGCGGCCCTGATCTTCGCGCCCGTCGGTGACCTGATTCCGGCGGCGCTGAAAGCGGTCCGCAAGGGCGGGCGGGTGGTCTCAGGCGGCATCCATATGAGCGGCATCCCAAGCTTTCCCTATCGCGATCTTTGGGAGGAGCGGTCAATCTATTCTGTGGCCAATCTCACCCGGCAGGACGGGCTCGACTTCTTCCCGCTTGCTGAAGCCGCAGGCGTCAAGACCGAGACAACACCCTACCCGTTGGAGGACGCCAACCGCGCATTGGACGACCTGCGCACGGGGCAGTTGCAGGGGGCGGCTGTGTTGGTGCCTTAG
- a CDS encoding phosphoribosyltransferase: protein MRIGPTFKDRADAGRLLATKLTELIPVEPTLADPVVLALPRGGVPVAAEVAQRLGAPLDLLFARKLGLPSHPEVALGAVVDGDPPQLVLNEDIRARSRLTDGQIEALKADALIEIARRRRRYLKGRDRVALSGRPVIVVDDGIATGATIRASLRGLKAQNPGPLVLAVPVAPASTLRQFEQEVDHLICLVTPEPFYAIGAHYQRFDQLSDADVTTLLQATA, encoded by the coding sequence ATGAGGATAGGCCCCACCTTCAAAGACCGCGCCGACGCCGGGCGGTTGCTGGCCACCAAACTCACCGAGTTGATTCCGGTCGAGCCGACCTTGGCCGATCCGGTCGTCTTGGCGTTACCGCGCGGCGGGGTTCCGGTGGCCGCCGAAGTTGCGCAACGGCTCGGCGCGCCCTTGGATTTGCTCTTCGCGCGCAAGCTTGGGCTGCCCTCCCATCCCGAAGTGGCGCTTGGGGCCGTTGTCGATGGCGACCCGCCTCAACTTGTTCTCAATGAAGATATCCGTGCGCGGAGCCGGTTGACCGACGGCCAAATCGAGGCGTTGAAGGCGGATGCTCTGATCGAGATCGCGCGCAGGCGTCGCCGGTATCTGAAAGGGCGGGACCGGGTCGCCCTGTCCGGACGCCCGGTGATCGTGGTTGACGATGGGATTGCGACGGGCGCAACGATCCGCGCCTCGCTTCGGGGGCTGAAGGCGCAGAACCCGGGGCCGCTGGTCCTGGCCGTGCCCGTAGCTCCGGCATCAACCCTCCGGCAGTTTGAACAGGAGGTCGATCACCTGATCTGCCTCGTGACGCCGGAGCCCTTCTATGCGATCGGCGCCCATTACCAACGTTTCGATCAACTAAGCGATGCCGACGTCACGACGCTGCTGCAAGCCACCGCCTAA
- a CDS encoding ABC transporter permease encodes MTALPDRQAAAPIVDRAETRRAQITGGVMIALALFIVVAFGDAAGDATFRLSRVRDTWVIGDLIVPARPFIYVAAVLTAFLGARLFLRGGGRWTTLSLGVGLILLVIAFLLWATAGNAFSLTGMLQATVVRAMPIALGALAAVFCERVAVVNIAVEGMLLAGAFTGALMGSVLGGWGGLLSAVVIGGLFGFILAALVVTYRMDQIIAGVVINLFVLGLTSYVSSQVFAEMRHLNNAPVFRAINIPVLGDIPVIGPMLFHQNIFVYGALIMVAVSTYYLFHTRNGLRARAVGEHPRAADTLGIDVYWTRYVHVTIGGMIAGFGGAWFTLGSVGRFDENMTGGRGFIALAAMIFGRWHPVGALMAALVFGFTDSLQQKLALLNTPIPSEFLAMAPYIATIIVVAGLIGRARAPAADGKPYIKE; translated from the coding sequence ATGACCGCGCTCCCCGACCGTCAGGCGGCCGCCCCCATTGTTGATCGGGCCGAGACGCGCCGGGCGCAGATCACCGGCGGGGTGATGATCGCCTTGGCGCTGTTCATTGTGGTGGCCTTCGGTGACGCGGCGGGCGACGCGACCTTCCGCCTGTCGCGGGTGCGCGATACCTGGGTGATCGGCGACCTGATCGTCCCGGCGCGCCCTTTCATCTATGTCGCCGCCGTTTTGACGGCCTTCCTCGGCGCTCGGCTGTTCCTGCGTGGTGGAGGGCGGTGGACCACCCTGTCTCTGGGCGTAGGGCTGATATTGCTGGTGATCGCTTTCCTGCTCTGGGCCACTGCGGGGAACGCCTTTTCGCTGACCGGTATGTTGCAAGCCACCGTTGTGCGCGCGATGCCGATTGCGCTCGGCGCGCTGGCGGCGGTGTTCTGCGAACGGGTCGCGGTGGTGAATATCGCGGTCGAGGGCATGCTGCTGGCGGGCGCCTTCACCGGTGCGCTGATGGGGTCGGTGCTGGGCGGATGGGGCGGGCTTTTGTCTGCTGTGGTGATCGGCGGCCTCTTCGGCTTCATCCTCGCCGCGTTGGTCGTGACCTACCGGATGGATCAGATCATCGCGGGCGTGGTGATCAACCTCTTCGTCCTCGGCCTCACCAGCTATGTCTCAAGCCAGGTCTTTGCCGAGATGCGGCACCTGAACAACGCGCCGGTTTTCCGTGCGATCAATATCCCCGTTCTCGGCGACATCCCCGTGATCGGCCCGATGCTGTTTCACCAGAATATCTTTGTCTATGGCGCGCTGATCATGGTGGCGGTCTCGACCTACTACCTGTTCCACACAAGAAATGGGCTCCGCGCGCGGGCTGTCGGGGAACATCCGCGCGCGGCCGACACGCTTGGCATCGACGTCTACTGGACGCGTTATGTGCATGTCACGATTGGCGGCATGATCGCCGGTTTTGGCGGGGCTTGGTTCACGCTTGGCTCGGTCGGGCGGTTCGATGAAAACATGACGGGCGGGCGCGGCTTCATCGCGCTGGCGGCGATGATTTTCGGGCGCTGGCACCCGGTGGGCGCTCTGATGGCGGCGCTGGTCTTTGGCTTCACCGACTCGTTGCAGCAGAAACTAGCGCTGCTGAACACACCGATCCCGTCGGAGTTCCTGGCCATGGCACCCTATATCGCGACGATCATCGTGGTTGCGGGGCTGATTGGCCGCGCCCGCGCCCCGGCGGCGGACGGCAAGCCCTATATCAAGGAATAG